The following proteins are encoded in a genomic region of Corticium candelabrum chromosome 19, ooCorCand1.1, whole genome shotgun sequence:
- the LOC134195207 gene encoding uncharacterized protein K02A2.6-like, protein MSTGGFTFDHPSMDWNATDTYQEFKRFKEHVSFVFAGPLSKATNAERAGWLGMWVGQQGRELHKTFSWAEGEKEDPGKVLGKYEEYVSPRKNKRVSRFRFHQRVQKEDESFDTFHKDLRLLAMDCQFHDTEDILIDGIINGSRHKKVQERLLYEGQELTLTKSIQIARQFELSQQQLREMRGEDSGIAAVKPQKAIYKPKKAQLYPAVEQQARDKPQNLHTCGRCGNDQTHKKTRGKCPALGSTCTYCKKRNHWQTVCRARKTNRVYAMEPRSPEVSYTAQDSDSTEDEEDRSYINAVEPSHRAKQDRWLVRLEVGRSTKTFRIDTGAKCNVIVASKYKKLRNKGVLRRSRINLYSYSNHKINSLGVATIPIRYNSIDLETDFEIVDLEQDNIISGDLAEQLGLIQRVSKVNTRVETQTQLPHEFQDFPDLANVTGTLPGTYTIKIDPSAKGVVHPTRRQPVMLRDKVIEKLKEMENDGFITRVEEPTEWVSSMVVSLRKDKVRICIDPRDLNKAIRREHHPMKTIEEIVSNIPSAKVFSVLDAKSGFLQIKLDHESSMLTTFNTPMGRYRWLRLPFGLKCAPEIYQRIMDQMLEGIEGATAIMDDILIAGRDMKHHDQILHQVIERATSYNLRLNYEKCHIRQPSVRYIGHLITAEGLKPDPEKIKAVAEMPDPQDQSDVKRFLGFVTYLAKFIPNLSDVDKPLRLLLKTDVKFEWQHEHKASFQKLKELCTHAPVLAYYDTRKAVEIQCDASSTGVGAVLLQDGRPVAYSSRSMTATESRYAQIEKEMLSIVHATTKFHHYVFGRHVQVYNDHKPLESIFLKPILSAPMRLQRMMLKLQWYDLTVTYRKGKDMQLADTLSRAYIPGEDPGNNDDLEYINTLKFVPITGTKHSEIQQATSTELKNLHFVILSGWPERREDVHITARPYWDSRDQLVVQDGIIFKGTRIVIPPSLRSQMLKLLHESHLGVVKCKQRAREVMYWPAMNAQIEDTVRRCDRCAEYQNRLLPEPLMPTPVPDLPFIEVGIDLFHFESKHYLILVDYYSKFIEVDELQDQTTSSTIQALKNQFCRHGIPEKCRSDNGPQFSSSDFQQFCKEYGVDHITSSPHFPQSNGEAERGIQTVKRLWKKVKDKQKALLDYRTTPLEGINLSPAQLLMGRRPRNTLPSSRKLLEHTSYNRESVQRHFQMEKMKQKQYYDSRPGVKPLPSLRPEDAVRMAPLPESNAWLPAKVDQQHKSPRSFVVECPKSGRKYRRNRRHLRPYPEASSLVNDTSRLDFTTGYNSLNSDNIASPLPDTPKAAVSEMEESSDRNTTPVTANPQVTRSGRNIRKPKKLDL, encoded by the coding sequence ATGTCAACAGGAGGATTCACGTTCGATCATCCATCCATGGACTGGAATGCCACAGACACATACCAAGAGTTCAAACGCTTCAAGGAACACGTGTCGTTTGTCTTCGCTGGCCCTCTTAGCAAAGCCACGAACGCGGAAAGAGCCGGGTGGCTAGGAATGTGGGTCGGTCAACAAGGCAGAGAACTGCACAAGACCTTCAGCTGGGCTGAAGGAGAAAAGGAGGACCCCGGAAAGGTTCTAGGGAAGTACGAGGAGTACGTAAGCCctaggaagaacaagagagtaTCACGCTTCCGATTTCACCAACGCGTACAAAAGGAGGACGAGAGTTTCGACACGTTCCACAAAGACCTACGCCTTCTAGCCATGGACTGTCAGTTCCACGACACAGAAGACATCCTAATCGACGGCATCATCAATGGCTCACGTCACAAGAAAGTACAGGAACGCCTACTCTATGAGGGTCAAGAACTTACACTTACCAAGTCCATACAAATAGCTCGACAGTTCGAGCTGTCACAACAGCAACTGCGAGAAATGAGAGGCGAAGACTCTGGAATAGCCGCTGTCAAACCACAGAAGGCGATCTACAAGCCAAAGAAAGCACAACTCTATCCAGCTGTTGAACAGCAGGCACGCGACAAACCGCAGAATTTGCACACATGTGGCAGATGCGGCAATgaccagacacacaaaaagacaagaGGAAAATGCCCAGCACTAGGATCAACCTGCACATACTGCAAGAAGAGAAACCACTGGCAGACCGTATGTCGAGCTAGAAAGACCAACAGGGTCTACGCAATGGAGCCTCGGAGTCCAGAGGTCAGCTATACAGCACAAGACAGCGACTCTACAGAGGACGAGGAAGACAGATCCTACATAAACGCTGTGGAACCCTCACATCGAGCCAAGCAAGACAGATGGTTAGTACGACTGGAAGTAGGAAGAAGCACCAAAACGTTCCGTATTGACACTGGAGCAAAGTGTAATGTCATAGTTGCCAGCAAATACAAGAAACTACGCAATAAGGGTGTCCTGAGGAGGTCACGGATAAATCTCTACTCTTACAGCAACCACAAGATCAACTCCCTTGGCGTGGCAACAATTCCCATCAGATACAATAGCATTGACCTGGAAACTGACTTCGAAATAGTTGACCTAGAGCAAGACAACATCATATCAGGCGATCTAGCAGAACAGCTAGGCCTCATACAGAGAGTGAGCAAAGTGAACACGCGCGtggaaacacagacacaacttCCACACGAATTTCAGGATTTCCCCGACTTGGCAAATGTAACTGGAACGTTGCCCGGCACCTACACCATCAAAATCGACCCCAGTGCCAAAGGAGTAGTGCAtccaacaagaagacaaccTGTCATGCTACGGGACAAGGTCATagagaaattgaaagaaatgGAGAACGATGGCTTTATCACCAGAGTAGAGGAACCCACAGAGTGGGTTAGCTCCATGGTAGTGTCCCTCAGGAAGGACAAAGTGAGGATCTGTATCGATCCTCGAGACCTAAACAAGGCAATTAGGCGGGAACATCATCCCATGAAGACAATTGAGGAAATCGTCAGCAACATTCCAAGCGCAAAGGTCTTCTCAGTCCTAGACGCGAAGTCTGGATTCCTGCAAATCAAATTGGACCACGAGTCATCAATGCTAACTACATTCAACACCCCCATGGGGAGGTACCGGTGGCTACGTCTGCCTTTTGGACTAAAGTGTGCTCCCGAAATTTACCAGAGAATCATGGACCAGATGCTGGAAGGTATCGAAGGGGCAACCGCCATCATGGATGACATATTGATAGCTGGCCGGGATATGAAACATCATGACCAGATACTCCACCAAGTAATTGAACGAGCCACCAGCTACAATTTACGCCTCAACTACGAGAAATGTCACATACGACAACCATCAGTTCGATACATCGGACATCTCATCACAGCCGAAGGGCTAAAGCCAGATCCAGAAAAGATAAAGGCAGTAGCGGAGATGCCGGATCCCCAGGATCAAAGTGACGTCAAAAGGTTTCTAGGCTTCGTCACTTACTTGGCAAAATTCATTCCAAACCTAAGCGACGTGGACAAGCCGCTGAGATTACTTCTGAAGACAGATGTGAAGTTCGAATGGCAACATGAACACAAAGCAAGCTTTCAGAAGCTGAAGGAGCTGTGTACCCATGCACCAGTGTTAGCTTACTATGATACTCGGAAAGCAGTAGAGATACAATGCGATGCGAGCAGCACAGGCGTAGGGGCGGTATTACTCCAAGACGGCAGGCCAGTAGCTTACTCATCAAGATCAATGACGGCTACTGAGTCGAGGTATGCTCAAATTGAGAAGGAAATGCTCTCGATTGTCCATGCAACCACAAAGTTTCATCACTATGTCTTCGGAAGACACGTACAAGTATACAATGATCACAAACCTCTGGAAAGCATTTTCCTGAAGCCCATACTGTCGGCACCAATGAGACTGCAGAGGATGATGCTCAAGCTTCAATGGTATGACTTGACTGTCACCTACCGAAAAGGGAAAGACATGCAACTAGCAGACACCCTCTCGAGAGCTTACATCCCAGGTGAAGATCCCGGAAACAATGACGACCTCGAATACATCAACACACTCAAATTTGTGCCAATCACGGGTACCAAACATTCGGAGATCCAACAAGCGACGTCTACAGAACTGAAGAACCTCCACTTTGTTATCCTTTCAGGCTGGCCAGAACGGCGGGAGGACGTCCACATTACAGCACGGCCGTACTGGGACTCACGAGACCAATTAGTAGTACAAGATGGCATCATCTTCAAGGGTACAAGGATAGTAATCCCGCCGAGCCTTCGTTCCCAAATGTTGAAACTACTTCATGAGTCACACCTTGGAGTAGTGAAATGCAAACAACGCGCCAGAGAGGTAATGTACTGGCCAGCCATGAACGCCCAGATAGAAGACACTGTACGGAGATGTGACCGCTGCGCGGAGTACCAAAACAGACTACTACCAGAACCTCTCATGCCAACACCAGTCCCAGACCTGCCATTTATTGAAGTGGGAATTGACCTTTTCCATTTTGAGTCCAAACACTATCTCATACTGGTAGATTACTACTCAAAATTCATTGAAGTGGATGAGCTGCAAGACCAGACCACGTCCTCTACAATCCAAGCGCTGAAGAACCAGTTTTGTAGACACGGCATTCCAGAGAAATGCAGGAGTGACAATGGTCCGCAATTCAGCTCATCAGACTTCCAACAATTCTGCAAGGAATACGGTGTCGACCACATAACTAGCAGTCCTCACTTCCCGCAGAGCAATGGTGAGGCGGAGAGAGGAATACAGACAGTGAAACGCCTCTGGAAGAAAGtcaaagacaagcagaaagcCCTTTTGGACTATAGAACAACCCCGTTAGAAGGCATCAACCTGTCACCTGCTCAACTGCTCATGGGAAGACGTCCTCGTAACACACTTCCCTCATCCAGAAAGCTACTAGAACATACCTCCTACAACAGAGAGTCTGTTCAGAGACACTTCCAGATGGAGAAGATGAAACAAAAGCAATACTATGATTCCAGACCAGGAGTGAAACCATTACCATCTCTACGACCCGAAGACGCAGTAAGGATGGCACCACTGCCGGAATCAAATGCTTGGCTCCCAGCCAAGGTCGACCAACAACACAAGTCACCACGATCTTTTGTTGTAGAATGTCCGAAGAGTGGAAGAAAGTACAGACGGAATCGAAGACATCTTCGACCGTACCCAGAAGCCAGTTCTCTTGTCAATGACACGTCCAGGCTCGATTTTACAACCGGATACAACAGTCTAAACTCGGACAATATAGCCTCACCTCTACCGGATACACCCAAAGCAGCAGTCAGCGAAATGGAGGAGAGCTCTGACCGAAATACAACTCCAGTGACCGCCAACCCGCAAGTGACTCGTTCTGGCAGAAATATCCGAAAGCCTAAGAAGCTGGACCTGTGA
- the LOC134194897 gene encoding dolichyl-diphosphooligosaccharide--protein glycosyltransferase subunit STT3B-like: protein MMAAIADAEDTTPPISEVKQEKQSQTFNAAPEGIKSLLTFGVLALACLAAFCSRLFAVIRFESIIHEFDPWFNYRATHHMVTHNFYEFLNWFDDRAWYPLGRIVGGTVYPGLMITSGLIHMILNGLNFTVHIRDICVFLAPTFSGFTAVATFLLTKELWNTGAGLLAACFIAIIPGYISRSVAGSYDNEGIAIFALMFTYYLWVSTQMESLTHMHARMHTHTHTHTHTHTHTHTHTHTHTHTHTSKQTNNEPKNNLFTVHK, encoded by the exons ATGATggcagccattgctgatgcTGAGGACACTACACCACCGATCTCTGAAGTGAAGCAGGAGAAACAAAGTCAGACGTTTAACGCTGCACCTGAAGGCATCAAGTCGCTGTTGACGTTTGGCGTACTGGCCCTCGCTTGTCTTGCTGCGTTCTGCAGTCGGTTGTTTGCAGTAATACGTTTCGAGAGCATCATTCACGAGTTTGATCCATG GTTCAACTATCGTGCCACTCATCACATGGTCACTCACAACTTCTATGAGTTTCTCAACTGGTTTGATGATCGTGCTTGGTATCCCCTGGGAAGAATTGTGGGAGGAACG GTGTATCCAGGACTTATGATAACATCTGGTCTGATCCACATGATACTAAATGGATTGAACTTCACAGTTCATATTAGAGATATCTGTGTATTTCTTGCACCAACATTTAG TGGTTTTACTGCTGTTGCTACATTTTTGTTAACGAAAGAGTTATGGAATACAGGAGCAGGCCTGCTTGCCGCATGTTTTATTGCCATAA TTCCAGGTTACATTTCAAGATCAGTAGCTGGCTCATATGATAATGAAGGCATTGCTATATTTGCTCTGATGTTTACCTACTATCTATGGGTTAGTACACAGATGGAATCGctgacacacatgcatgctcgcatgcatacacacacacacacacacacacacacacacacacacacacacacacacacacacacacacacacacacacacacaagcaaacaaacaaacaatgaaccAAAGAACAATCTTTTCACAGTACATAAATGA